The Canis lupus dingo isolate Sandy chromosome 26, ASM325472v2, whole genome shotgun sequence genome has a segment encoding these proteins:
- the LRCOL1 gene encoding leucine-rich colipase-like protein 1 — MACAGHLVLLLLLLPTSMAWRTRIPFLSHKGIGEACEGHSECQSHCCVTNSLNPRTFCTSRTIFLKCLSWQKPNSHTCSEHSECQSNCCVTTNDSMRMFCKPKTIFLQCIPWRKPNGHDCTDHTECRSQCCIMPNEVSHHRCIPRSGLLAQCLPMW; from the exons ATGGCGTGTGCTGGGCATCTGGTcttgctgctcctcctcctgcccacatCCATGGCCTGGAGGACCAGGATCCCGTTCCTGTCCCATAAG GGGATTGGGGAAGCCTGCGAGGGTCACTCAGAGTGCCAGAGCCACTGCTGCGTCACCAATAGCCTGAACCCGCGGACATTCTGCACTTCCAGGACCATCTTCCTCAAGTGCTTGTCCTGGCAGAAG CCCAATAGCCACACCTGCTCTGAGCATTCGGAGTGCCAGAGCAACTGCTGTGTCACCACCAATGACAGCATGAGGATGTTCTGCAAGCCCAAGACTATTTTCCTACAGTGTATACCTTGGCGCAAG CCCAACGGGCATGACTGCACTGACCACACTGAGTGCAGAAGCCAGTGCTGCATCATGCCGAATGAGGTCAGCCACCACCGGTGCATCCCCCGGAGTGGGCTCCTGGCCCAGTGCCTGCCCATG TGGTGA